In Haloarcula ordinaria, the genomic window ATGTCCGAGCCACGTGACATCGATACACGACTGTCAAAGATCGAGCAACCGATAACGGTCCGCACCGCGACCCCGGGCGCGACCGTCTTCGTCGATGGCGAAGTCGTCGGCGTGACGCCATGGAGCGGCGAGCGGTGGGTCGAAGGCACTTACGACGTGTTCATCAGTGCCGACGGGAAGGCTCCGAGTCAGTTCACCGACGTCAGGGCGGGTGATACCATCTCGACCGAACTGGTGAACGACAGCCTCATCACGAGCATCGCCGAGCCGTCGCTGGACGACACGTCGCTCAACGGAACCACTGACACCTCGACGAGCGAGACATCGGGTGATAGTGATTCAGAGCCGGAGCTTCTACTCACGAACACAGACATCACCGACGCTCAGCTCGAAACGGACCTTAGCCAGATACAAGATGTCCAGCTCGTCGCCTCGCGGTTCGAGGCGAGCGAGGCGACCGTTGCCGTCGGCGAACCGGTAACGCTGACAGCAGGACAGTCGTACAGTCTTCTCGGGAGTATCACAGCCTACGAATGGTCCTTCGGCGACGGTAGCACCACGGGTCAGCTCACAACCGCCAGTCGGACACATACGTACACCAGTCCGGGGACGTATCCCGTCGAGCTCACAGTCCGGGATGGGAATGGTAACACTGACACTGCGACGACGACAGTAACCGTGAGAGACACACCACCGAAAGCCGCGTTCGCTCCAAACACGTTCGATTCACAGACGGGTGAGGCGGTGTCGTTCGATGCCCGTGGGTCGACCGATGCCGAAGGCCCCATCGATTCGTATCGCTGGACGTTCGGCGATGGGTCGAGTGCGACCGGGGCGACCCAGACCCACACGTACACCAGTGGCGGGAACTACACTGTTCGGCTAACGGTCTCCGACGATGGCGGGAACACCGCCGTTCGCGAAAAGCGTATCGACGTTACTGTTCCGAACGTGCGCCCGTCTGCCGATTTCACCTCGTCAATCGACCGGGAAGCCGGTACCGTGACGCTCGACGCGAGTGAGTCCGCGGACGACGACGGGAATATCACCCAGTACGTCTGGACCTTCGAGAACGGGACGGTGATGACGGGCGAGCGAGTCACCTACGACGCAACGGAGACGGGCTCACGCGACGTCGAACTGCTGGTCGTCGACGACGCGGGTGGGTCTGCGACGGTAACCAAGACAGTCAGCAACACTGAAGAAGTACAGACCGAGACAGCGAAGACGGTTGCTCCCGCCACTACGGAGAAGACGCCCGCCGAAATGACTATGACTGA contains:
- a CDS encoding PKD domain-containing protein translates to MGTGGGVAPAAQVEFETKGSGAVQELVIVERVDRDGDGYASGFRLKVVSDTRPKDPKENGQAGRSTAKLFSVLIGGPFKKLHNFFTKEASDEFFAPGQVVRAVTADGTRDVVTYRPIGPKKYLGPGEEADETPLFVGTAREGSAWTHESHAIGMSQFLGPDEERTTIESVTLEACWDPEARGSLTGKDFDACLQPTDIPDQGFAAIFDSLYGTPPFVFVPDEPLKVESPEQDQTETMTVTSNVDGAVVTIDRERVGTTPWSGEVPTDVGRDGPVRVTVADQGYLPETRRMSEPRDIDTRLSKIEQPITVRTATPGATVFVDGEVVGVTPWSGERWVEGTYDVFISADGKAPSQFTDVRAGDTISTELVNDSLITSIAEPSLDDTSLNGTTDTSTSETSGDSDSEPELLLTNTDITDAQLETDLSQIQDVQLVASRFEASEATVAVGEPVTLTAGQSYSLLGSITAYEWSFGDGSTTGQLTTASRTHTYTSPGTYPVELTVRDGNGNTDTATTTVTVRDTPPKAAFAPNTFDSQTGEAVSFDARGSTDAEGPIDSYRWTFGDGSSATGATQTHTYTSGGNYTVRLTVSDDGGNTAVREKRIDVTVPNVRPSADFTSSIDREAGTVTLDASESADDDGNITQYVWTFENGTVMTGERVTYDATETGSRDVELLVVDDAGGSATVTKTVSNTEEVQTETAKTVAPATTEKTPAEMTMTETSTPSEESGDGILAALGDLLQEIVNVFG